One segment of Panicum virgatum strain AP13 chromosome 3K, P.virgatum_v5, whole genome shotgun sequence DNA contains the following:
- the LOC120697155 gene encoding putative 12-oxophytodienoate reductase 5 → MEAAIPLLTPYKMGDFELSHRVVMAPLTRQRSYGNVPQPHAAVYYSQRATKGGFLITEATGVSDTAQGYADTPGIWTAEQVGAWRPIVDAVHAKGAVFFCQLWHVGRVSTTAFQPGGAAPISSTDRAVPPQRSFDGHMEEFSAPRRLEAREIPAMVDDFRRAARNALDAGFDGVEIHGANGYIIEQFLKDSANDRADEYGGTLERRCRFALEVVEAVAGEVGARRVGVRLSPFTDYMDCHDSDPEALAGYLVGKLSAIGVLYCHMIEPRMALVDGRRQIPHRLLPYRKAFRGTFIAAGGYDRAEGIKVVEEGYTDLVSFGRLFLANPDLPRRFEIPDAPLNKYDRATFYTSDSVVGYTDYPFLDDVVVQAA, encoded by the coding sequence ATGGAGGCGGCCATTCCTCTGCTGACGCCGTACAAGATGGGCGACTTCGAGCTGTCGCACCGGGTGGTGATGGCGCCCCTGACGCGGCAGCGCTCCTACGGCAACGTGCCGCAGCCGCACGCCGCCGTCTACTACTCGCAGCGCGCCACCAAGGGCGGCTTCCTGATCACCGAGGCCACGGGCGTCTCCGACACGGCGCAGGGCTACGCCGACACCCCGGGCATCTGGACGGCCGAGCAGGTGGGCGCGTGGCGGCCCATCGTCGACGCCGTCCACGCCAAGGGCGCCGTCTTCTTCTGCCAGCTCTGGCACGTCGGCCGCGTCTCCACCACCGCGTTCcagcccggcggcgcggcgcccatCTCCAGCACCGACCGCGCGGTGCCGCCCCAGCGGAGCTTCGACGGCCACATGGAGGAGTtctccgcgccgcggcggctggAGGCGCGCGAGATCCCCGCCATGGTGGACGActtccgccgcgccgcgcggaaCGCGCTCGACGCCGGGTTCGACGGCGTCGAGATCCACGGCGCCAACGGGTACATCATCGAGCAGTTCCTCAAGGACAGCGCCAACGACCGCGCCGACGAGTACGGCGGCACGCTCGAGCGGCGCTGCCGCTTCGCGCTCGAGGTCGTggaggccgtcgccggcgaggtcggcgcGCGCCGCGTCGGGGTCCGCCTCTCGCCCTTCACGGACTACATGGACTGCCACGACTCCGACCCGGAGGCCCTGGCGGGGTACCTCGTCGGCAAGCTCAGCGCCATCGGCGTGCTCTACTGCCACATGATCGAGCCGCGGATGGCGCTGGTGGACGGGCGGCGGCAGATCCCGCACCGGCTGCTGCCGTACAGGAAGGCGTTCCGGGGCACCTTCATCGCCGCCGGCGGGTACGACAGGGCGGAGGGGATCAAGGTGGTGGAAGAGGGGTACACGGACCTGGTGTCCTTCGGCCGGCTGTTCCTGGCGAACCCGGACCTGCCCAGGAGGTTCGAGATCCCCGACGCGCCGCTCAACAAGTACGACCGCGCCACCTTCTACACCTCCGACTCCGTCGTCGGCTACACCGACTACCCGTTCCTCGACGACGTCGTCGTCCAGGCCGCCTGA